In one window of Escherichia coli DSM 30083 = JCM 1649 = ATCC 11775 DNA:
- the gntT gene encoding gluconate transporter encodes MPLVIVAIGVILLLLLMIRFKMNGFIALVLVALAVGLMQGMPLDKVIGSIKAGVGGTLGSLALIMGFGAMLGKMLADCGGAQRIATTLIAKFGKKHIQWAVVLTGFTVGFALFYEVGFVLMLPLVFTIAASANIPLLYVGVPMAAALSVTHGFLPPHPGPTAIATIFNADMGKTLLYGTILAIPTVILAGPVYARVLKGIDKPIPEGLYSAKTFSEEEMPSFGVSVWTSLVPVVLMAMRAIAEMILPKGHAFLPVAEFLGDPVMATLIAVLIAMFTFGLNRGRSMDQINDTLVSSIKIIAMMLLIIGGGGAFKQVLVDSGVDKYIASMMHETNISPLLMAWSIAAVLRIALGSATVAAITAGGIAAPLIATTGVSPELMVIAVGSGSVIFSHVNDPGFWLFKEYFNLTIGETIKSWSMLETIISVCGLVGCLLLNMVI; translated from the coding sequence ATGCCATTAGTCATTGTTGCTATCGGTGTAATCTTGTTATTACTCCTGATGATCCGCTTCAAAATGAACGGCTTCATCGCTCTCGTCCTCGTGGCGCTTGCTGTTGGATTAATGCAAGGAATGCCGCTGGATAAAGTTATTGGCTCCATCAAAGCTGGTGTCGGCGGAACGCTCGGTAGCCTTGCCCTGATCATGGGTTTTGGCGCAATGCTGGGCAAAATGCTGGCAGACTGCGGTGGCGCACAACGTATCGCCACCACGCTGATTGCCAAATTTGGTAAAAAACACATCCAGTGGGCGGTGGTACTGACCGGTTTTACCGTTGGTTTTGCCCTGTTCTATGAAGTGGGCTTTGTGCTGATGCTGCCGCTGGTGTTTACCATCGCGGCTTCTGCGAATATTCCACTGCTGTATGTTGGTGTACCAATGGCAGCTGCACTGTCTGTGACCCACGGCTTCCTGCCACCGCATCCGGGTCCGACTGCGATTGCCACCATTTTCAATGCCGATATGGGTAAAACCCTGCTGTACGGTACTATTCTGGCAATCCCGACCGTGATTCTCGCCGGTCCGGTTTACGCTCGCGTGTTGAAAGGTATCGATAAGCCAATTCCGGAAGGTCTCTACAGCGCGAAAACCTTCAGCGAAGAAGAGATGCCGAGCTTTGGCGTCAGCGTCTGGACCTCTCTGGTGCCGGTAGTACTGATGGCGATGCGTGCGATTGCCGAAATGATCCTGCCGAAAGGTCACGCTTTCCTGCCGGTAGCGGAGTTCCTCGGTGACCCGGTAATGGCTACGCTGATTGCCGTGCTGATTGCGATGTTCACCTTTGGTCTAAACCGTGGTCGTTCAATGGATCAGATTAACGACACGCTGGTTTCTTCCATCAAAATCATTGCGATGATGCTGTTGATCATCGGTGGTGGCGGTGCGTTCAAGCAGGTGCTGGTAGACAGCGGCGTGGACAAATACATTGCTTCCATGATGCACGAAACCAACATTTCTCCGCTGCTGATGGCCTGGTCGATTGCTGCCGTACTGCGTATCGCGCTGGGTTCCGCAACCGTTGCGGCAATCACTGCGGGTGGTATCGCGGCACCGCTGATTGCAACGACGGGTGTTAGCCCGGAGCTGATGGTTATTGCGGTGGGTTCCGGTAGTGTGATTTTCTCTCATGTGAACGATCCGGGCTTCTGGCTGTTCAAAGAGTACTTTAACCTGACTATCGGCGAGACCATCAAATCCTGGTCGATGCTGGAAACCATTATCTCGGTGTGCGGTCTGGTAGGCTGTCTGCTGCTGAATATGGTGATTTGA
- the malQ gene encoding 4-alpha-glucanotransferase — protein sequence MESKRLDNAALAAGISPNYINAHGKPQSISAETKRRLLDAMHQRTATKVAVTPVPNVMVYTSGKKMPMVVEGSGEYSWLLTTEEGTQYKGHVTGGKAFNLPTKLPEGYHTLTLTQDDQRAHCRVIVAPKRCYEPQALLNKQKLWGACVQLYTLRSEKNWGIGDFGDLKAMLEDVAKRGGSFIGLNPIHALYPANPESASPYSPSSRRWLNVIYIDVNAVEDFHLSEEAQAWWQLPTTQQTLQQARDADWVDYSTVTTLKMTALRMAWKGFAQRDDEQMTAFRQFVAEQGDSLFWQAAFDALHAQQVKEDEMRWGWPAWPEMYQNVDSPEVRQFCEEHRDDVDFYLWLQWLAYSQFAACWEISQGYEMPIGLYRDLAVGVAEGGAETWCDRELYCLKASVGAPPDILGPLGQNWGLPPMDPHIITARAYEPFIELLRANMQNCGALRIDHVMSMLRLWWIPYGETADQGAYVHYPVDDLLSILALESKRHRCMVIGEDLGTVPVEIVGKLRSSGVYSYKVLYFENDHEKTFRSPKAYPEQSMAVAATHDLPTLRGYWESGDLTLGKTLGLYPDEVVLRGLYQDRELAKQGLLDALHKYGCLPKRAGHKASLMSMTPTLNRGLQRYIADSNSALLGLQPEDWLDMAEPVNIPGTSYQYKNWRRKLSATLETMFADDGVNKLLKDLDRRRRAAAKKK from the coding sequence ATGGAAAGCAAACGTCTGGATAATGCCGCGCTGGCGGCGGGTATTAGCCCCAATTACATCAATGCCCACGGTAAACCGCAGTCGATTAGCGCCGAAACCAAACGGCGTTTGCTTGACGCGATGCATCAACGTACCGCCACGAAAGTGGCGGTAACGCCAGTCCCGAATGTCATGGTTTATACCAGCGGCAAAAAAATGCCGATGGTGGTGGAGGGCAGCGGCGAATATAGCTGGCTGCTGACCACCGAAGAAGGAACGCAGTACAAAGGCCATGTAACGGGGGGCAAAGCGTTCAATCTACCGACGAAGCTGCCGGAAGGTTATCACACGCTGACACTCACCCAGGACGACCAGCGCGCGCATTGCCGGGTGATTGTCGCCCCGAAACGCTGTTACGAACCGCAGGCGTTGCTGAATAAACAAAAGCTGTGGGGTGCCTGCGTTCAGCTTTATACGCTGCGATCGGAAAAAAACTGGGGTATTGGGGATTTTGGCGATCTCAAAGCGATGCTTGAGGATGTGGCAAAACGTGGCGGGTCGTTCATCGGTCTGAACCCGATTCATGCGCTCTATCCGGCAAATCCGGAAAGTGCCAGCCCGTACAGCCCGTCTTCTCGCCGTTGGCTGAATGTGATTTATATCGACGTTAACGCAGTTGAAGATTTCCATCTTAGCGAAGAGGCTCAGGCCTGGTGGCAGTTGCCGACCACGCAACAGACGCTGCAACAGGCGCGGGATGCCGACTGGGTTGATTACTCCACGGTTACCACCCTAAAAATGACAGCATTACGAATGGCGTGGAAAGGTTTCGCGCAACGTGATGATGAGCAGATGACTGCGTTTCGCCAGTTTGTTGCAGAGCAGGGCGACAGCCTGTTCTGGCAGGCAGCCTTTGATGCGCTACATGCCCAGCAAGTGAAAGAGGACGAAATGCGCTGGGGCTGGCCAGCATGGCCAGAGATGTATCAGAACGTGGATTCACCAGAAGTGCGCCAGTTCTGCGAAGAACATCGTGATGACGTCGATTTTTATCTCTGGTTGCAGTGGCTGGCTTACAGCCAGTTTGCCGCCTGCTGGGAGATAAGCCAGGGCTATGAAATGCCGATTGGCTTGTATCGTGATCTGGCCGTTGGTGTAGCAGAAGGTGGGGCAGAAACCTGGTGCGACCGTGAACTGTATTGCCTGAAAGCGTCGGTTGGCGCGCCGCCGGATATCCTCGGCCCGTTGGGGCAGAACTGGGGATTGCCGCCAATGGACCCGCATATCATCACCGCGCGTGCCTATGAACCGTTTATCGAGCTGTTGCGTGCCAATATGCAAAACTGCGGCGCATTACGAATTGATCACGTGATGTCGATGCTGCGTTTGTGGTGGATACCGTATGGCGAGACGGCAGATCAGGGCGCGTATGTTCACTATCCGGTGGATGATCTGCTCTCGATTCTGGCACTCGAAAGTAAACGTCATCGCTGTATGGTGATTGGTGAAGATCTCGGTACCGTACCGGTAGAGATTGTCGGTAAGCTGCGCAGCAGCGGTGTGTACTCCTACAAAGTGCTCTATTTCGAAAACGACCACGAGAAGACGTTCCGTTCACCGAAAGCGTACCCGGAGCAGTCGATGGCGGTTGCGGCGACACACGACCTGCCAACGCTGCGTGGTTACTGGGAGAGCGGGGATCTAACGCTGGGCAAAACCCTGGGGCTGTATCCGGATGAAGTGGTACTGCGCGGTCTGTATCAGGATCGCGAACTGGCGAAGCAAGGGCTGCTGGATGCACTGCATAAATATGGTTGTCTGCCAAAACGTGCCGGGCATAAGGCATCGTTGATGTCGATGACGCCGACGCTGAACCGTGGTTTGCAGCGCTACATTGCCGACAGTAACAGTGCTCTGTTAGGACTACAGCCGGAAGACTGGCTGGATATGGCCGAACCGGTGAATATTCCTGGCACCAGTTACCAGTATAAAAACTGGCGACGCAAGCTTTCCGCAACGCTTGAGACGATGTTTGCCGATGATGGCGTGAACAAGTTGCTGAAGGATTTGGACAGACGGCGCAGAGCTGCAGCGAAGAAGAAGTAG
- the feoA gene encoding ferrous iron transporter A produces the protein MQYTPDTAWKITGFSREISPAYRQKLLSLGMLPGSSFNVVRVAPLGDPIHIETRRVSLVLRKKDLALLEVEAVSC, from the coding sequence ATGCAATACACTCCAGATACTGCGTGGAAAATTACTGGCTTTTCCCGTGAAATCAGCCCGGCATATCGCCAAAAACTGCTTTCTCTTGGCATGTTACCTGGCTCCTCTTTTAATGTGGTGCGCGTCGCTCCACTCGGCGACCCCATTCATATCGAAACCCGTCGTGTGAGCCTGGTATTACGCAAAAAAGATCTGGCCTTATTAGAAGTGGAAGCGGTTTCCTGTTAA
- the rpnA gene encoding recombination-promoting nuclease RpnA — protein sequence MSKKQSSTPHDALFKLFLRQPETARDFLAFHLPAPIHALCDMKTLKLESSSFIDDDLRESYSDVLWSVKTEQGPGYIYCLIEHQSTSNKLIAFRMMRYAIAAMQNHLDAGYKTLPMVVPLLFYHGIESPYPYSLCWLDCFADLNLARQLYASAFPLIDVTVMPDDEIMQHRRMALLELIQKHIRQRDLMGLVEQMACLLSSGYANDRQIKGLFNYILQTGDAVRFNDFIDGVAEHSPKHKENLMTIAERLRQEGFQKGIRTNALNIAKTMLDAGVSLEDVLRFTSLTVEDLAEINHQ from the coding sequence ATGAGCAAAAAGCAGAGTTCCACCCCACACGATGCGCTGTTCAAACTCTTTTTACGCCAACCGGAGACGGCACGCGATTTTCTTGCGTTTCATTTACCGGCACCCATTCACGCGCTCTGTGATATGAAAACCCTCAAGCTGGAGTCGAGCAGCTTTATTGATGACGATCTGCGTGAAAGCTATTCCGACGTGCTGTGGTCGGTGAAAACGGAACAAGGACCAGGATACATCTATTGTCTGATTGAACATCAAAGCACCTCAAACAAACTGATCGCATTTCGCATGATGCGCTACGCCATTGCCGCAATGCAAAATCACCTGGATGCCGGATACAAAACCTTGCCGATGGTGGTGCCATTGTTGTTTTACCACGGTATTGAAAGCCCCTATCCCTATTCGCTGTGTTGGCTTGATTGTTTCGCCGATCTCAACCTGGCAAGGCAGCTTTATGCCTCTGCATTTCCGCTGATTGATGTCACCGTCATGCCTGATGATGAAATCATGCAGCACCGACGTATGGCACTGCTGGAGTTAATTCAAAAACATATTCGTCAACGCGACCTGATGGGGCTGGTAGAGCAAATGGCCTGCTTATTAAGTAGTGGATACGCTAATGACAGACAAATCAAAGGGCTGTTTAATTACATCTTGCAAACCGGCGATGCGGTACGTTTTAACGATTTTATCGACGGCGTTGCCGAACATTCACCGAAACACAAGGAGAACTTAATGACTATTGCGGAAAGATTGCGGCAGGAAGGGTTTCAGAAAGGTATACGTACCAACGCCCTAAATATTGCCAAAACCATGCTGGACGCCGGAGTTTCTCTTGAGGACGTTCTGCGATTTACCAGCCTGACGGTTGAAGACCTTGCTGAAATAAATCATCAATAA
- the nfuA gene encoding Fe-S biogenesis protein NfuA, producing the protein MIRISDAAQAHFAKLLANQEEGTQIRVFVINPGTPNAECGVSYCPPDAVEATDTALKFDLLTAYVDELSAPYLEDAEIDFVTDQLGSQLTLKAPNAKMRKVADDAPLMERVEYMLQSQINPQLAGHGGRVSLMEITEDGYAILQFGGGCNGCSMVDVTLKEGIEKQLLNEFPELKGVRDLTEHQRGEHSYY; encoded by the coding sequence ATGATCCGTATTTCCGATGCTGCACAAGCGCACTTTGCCAAACTGCTGGCAAATCAGGAAGAAGGGACACAAATCCGCGTATTTGTGATTAACCCTGGCACGCCTAACGCTGAATGTGGCGTTTCTTATTGTCCGCCGGACGCTGTAGAAGCCACCGACACTGCCCTGAAATTTGACCTGCTGACCGCGTATGTTGATGAGTTAAGCGCTCCTTACCTGGAAGATGCAGAGATCGACTTTGTTACAGACCAGTTGGGTTCCCAGTTAACGCTGAAAGCGCCTAACGCCAAAATGCGTAAAGTCGCAGACGATGCACCGCTGATGGAGCGCGTGGAGTATATGCTGCAGTCGCAGATCAACCCACAGCTTGCTGGTCACGGTGGTCGCGTTTCGCTGATGGAAATCACCGAAGACGGTTACGCCATTCTGCAATTTGGCGGCGGCTGTAACGGTTGTTCTATGGTAGATGTGACGCTGAAAGAAGGGATCGAGAAGCAGCTGCTGAACGAATTCCCGGAGCTGAAAGGTGTGCGCGATCTCACCGAACACCAGCGCGGCGAGCACTCCTACTACTAA
- the gntX gene encoding DNA utilization protein GntX: MLTVPGLCWLCRMPLALGHWGICSVCSRAARTDKTLCPQCGLPATHSHLPCGRCLQKPPPWQRLVTVADYAPPLSPLIHQLKFSRRSEIASALSRLLLLEVLHARRTTGLQLPDRIISVPLWQRRHWRRGFNQSDLLCQPLSRWLHCRWDSEAVTRTRATATQHFLSARLRKRNLKNAFRLELPVQGRHMVIVDDVVTTGSTVAEIAQLLLRNGAATVQVWCLCRTL; the protein is encoded by the coding sequence ATGCTAACAGTACCGGGATTATGCTGGCTATGCCGAATGCCGCTGGCGTTAGGTCATTGGGGGATTTGTTCGGTATGCTCACGCGCCGCCCGTACAGATAAAACGTTATGCCCCCAATGTGGATTACCCGCCACACACTCACATCTTCCCTGCGGTCGCTGCCTGCAAAAACCGCCGCCCTGGCAAAGACTGGTCACGGTTGCCGACTATGCGCCGCCGTTAAGCCCGCTAATCCACCAGCTTAAGTTTTCCCGGCGCAGCGAAATCGCCAGCGCCCTGTCACGTCTGTTACTATTGGAGGTCTTACACGCTCGTCGCACCACCGGGTTGCAATTGCCGGATCGCATCATCAGCGTTCCGTTATGGCAGCGGCGTCACTGGCGTCGGGGATTTAATCAGAGCGATTTGCTGTGTCAGCCGTTATCACGCTGGTTGCACTGCCGATGGGATAGCGAAGCCGTCACACGAACACGGGCCACTGCGACCCAGCATTTTCTCAGTGCCCGGCTACGCAAACGCAACCTGAAAAATGCCTTTCGTCTTGAATTGCCCGTGCAAGGTCGCCATATGGTGATTGTGGATGATGTCGTCACCACCGGAAGTACCGTCGCAGAGATTGCGCAGTTGCTTTTACGCAATGGTGCGGCGACTGTCCAGGTCTGGTGCCTTTGTCGAACCTTGTAG
- the bioH gene encoding pimeloyl-ACP methyl ester esterase BioH yields MNNIWWQTKGQGNVHLVLLHGWGLNAEVWRCIDEELSSHFTLHLVDLPGFGRSRGFGALSLADMAEAVLRQAPDKAIWLGWSLGGLVASQIALTHPERVQALVTVASSPCFSARDEWPGIKPDVLAGFQQQLSDDFQRTVERFLALQTMGTETARQDARALKKTVLALPMPEVDVLNGGLEILKTVDLRLPLQNVSMPFLRLYGYLDGLVPRKVVPMLDKLWPHSESYIFAKAAHAPFISHPVEFHHLLVALKQRV; encoded by the coding sequence ATGAATAACATCTGGTGGCAGACCAAAGGTCAGGGGAATGTTCATCTTGTGCTGCTGCACGGATGGGGACTGAATGCCGAAGTGTGGCGTTGCATTGACGAGGAACTTAGCTCGCATTTTACGCTGCACCTTGTTGATCTGCCCGGTTTCGGGCGCAGTCGGGGATTTGGTGCGCTGTCGCTTGCTGATATGGCCGAAGCCGTGCTGCGACAGGCACCTGATAAAGCCATTTGGTTAGGCTGGAGTCTGGGCGGGCTGGTGGCAAGCCAGATTGCGTTAACCCATCCCGAGCGTGTTCAGGCGCTGGTCACCGTGGCGTCGTCGCCTTGTTTTAGTGCTCGTGACGAGTGGCCGGGGATAAAACCGGACGTGCTGGCGGGATTTCAGCAGCAGCTGAGTGATGATTTTCAGCGTACAGTGGAGCGGTTCCTGGCGTTACAAACCATGGGTACTGAAACGGCGCGCCAGGATGCGCGGGCGTTGAAGAAAACCGTACTGGCGTTACCGATGCCGGAGGTGGACGTGCTCAATGGTGGGCTGGAAATCCTCAAAACGGTCGATCTCCGTCTGCCGCTGCAAAACGTGTCCATGCCGTTTTTGCGATTGTATGGCTATCTTGATGGTCTGGTGCCGCGCAAAGTAGTGCCGATGCTGGATAAACTCTGGCCGCACAGCGAGTCGTACATTTTCGCCAAAGCGGCCCATGCGCCGTTTATTTCGCATCCGGTCGAGTTTCATCACCTGCTGGTGGCGTTGAAGCAGAGGGTGTAG
- the feoC gene encoding [Fe-S]-dependent transcriptional repressor FeoC — protein sequence MASLIQVRDLLALRGRMEAAQISQTLNTPQPMINAMLKQLESMGKAVRIQEEPDGCLSGSCKSCPEGKACLHEWWALR from the coding sequence ATGGCTTCGCTCATTCAAGTGCGTGATTTACTGGCATTACGGGGCCGTATGGAAGCGGCCCAGATTAGCCAGACACTGAACACTCCGCAGCCAATGATTAACGCCATGCTGAAACAGCTAGAAAGTATGGGAAAAGCAGTGCGGATTCAGGAAGAACCTGACGGCTGTCTTTCCGGCAGTTGTAAAAGCTGCCCGGAAGGAAAAGCCTGTCTGCACGAATGGTGGGCGTTGCGTTAA
- the feoB gene encoding Fe(2+) transporter permease subunit FeoB — translation MKKLTIGLIGNPNSGKTTLFNQLTGSRQRVGNWAGVTVERKEGQFSTTDHQVTLVDLPGTYSLTTISSQTSLDEQIACHYILSGDADLLINVVDASNLERNLYLTLQLLELGIPCIVALNMLDIAEKQNIRIEIDALSARLGCPVIPLVSTRGRGIEALKLAIDRYKANENVELVHYAQPLLNEADSLAKVMPSDIPLKQRRWLGLQMLEGDIYSRAYAGEASQHLDAALARLRNEMDDPALHIADARYQCIAAICDVVSNTLTAEPSRFTTAVDKIVLNRFLGLPIFLFVMYLMFLLAINIGGALQPLFDVGSVALFVHGIQWIGYTLHFPDWLTIFLAQGLGGGINTVLPLVPQIGMMYLFLSFLEDSGYMARAAFVMDRLMQALGLPGKSFVPLIVGFGCNVPSVMGARTLDAPRERLMTIMMAPFMSCGARLAIFAVFAAAFFGQNGALAVFSLYMLGIVMAVLTGLMLKYTIMRGEATPFVMELPVYHVPHVKSLVIQTWQRLKGFVLRAGKVIIIVSIFLSAFNSFSLSGKIVDNINDSALASVSRVITPVFKPIGVHEDNWQATVGLFTGAMAKEVVVGTLNTLYTAENIQDEEFNPAEFNLGEELFSAVDETWQSLKDTFSLSVLMNPIEASKGDGEMGTGAMGVMDQKFGSAAAAYSYLIFVLLYVPCISVMGAIARESSRGWMGFSILWGLNIAYSLATLFYQVASYSQHPTYSLVCILAVILFNIVVIGLLRRARSRVDVELLATRKSVSSCCAASTTGDCH, via the coding sequence ATGAAAAAATTAACCATTGGCTTAATTGGTAATCCAAATTCTGGCAAGACAACGTTATTTAACCAGCTCACTGGCTCACGTCAGCGTGTAGGTAACTGGGCTGGCGTTACCGTCGAACGTAAAGAAGGGCAATTCTCCACCACCGATCATCAGGTCACGCTGGTGGACCTGCCCGGCACCTATTCTCTGACCACCATCTCATCGCAGACCTCGCTCGATGAGCAAATCGCCTGTCACTACATTTTGAGTGGCGACGCAGACCTGCTGATTAACGTGGTGGATGCGTCTAACCTTGAGCGTAACCTGTACCTGACGCTGCAACTGTTGGAACTCGGCATTCCCTGCATCGTGGCGCTGAACATGCTCGACATTGCCGAGAAGCAAAATATTCGCATTGAAATTGATGCTCTGTCGGCGCGTCTTGGCTGCCCGGTGATCCCGCTGGTTTCAACCCGTGGTCGCGGTATTGAAGCGCTCAAGCTGGCGATTGATCGCTATAAAGCTAACGAAAATGTGGAACTGGTGCATTACGCTCAGCCGCTGCTCAACGAAGCAGATTCACTGGCAAAAGTGATGCCTTCCGACATCCCGCTGAAACAACGTCGCTGGCTGGGCCTGCAAATGCTGGAAGGCGATATCTACAGCCGCGCCTACGCCGGTGAAGCGTCGCAGCATCTGGATGCCGCCCTCGCCCGTCTGCGTAATGAGATGGACGATCCGGCGCTGCACATTGCCGATGCGCGTTACCAGTGCATTGCTGCCATCTGTGATGTGGTAAGCAACACCCTGACGGCAGAACCCAGCCGTTTCACCACTGCGGTAGATAAAATCGTGCTCAACCGTTTCCTCGGTCTGCCGATTTTCCTCTTTGTGATGTACCTGATGTTCTTGCTGGCTATCAACATCGGCGGGGCGTTACAGCCGCTGTTTGACGTCGGCTCCGTAGCACTCTTTGTGCATGGTATTCAGTGGATTGGCTACACGCTCCACTTCCCGGACTGGCTGACTATCTTCCTCGCCCAAGGCCTGGGCGGTGGTATTAACACCGTGCTGCCACTGGTGCCGCAGATCGGCATGATGTACCTGTTCCTCTCCTTCCTTGAGGACTCCGGCTATATGGCGCGTGCGGCGTTTGTGATGGATCGTCTGATGCAGGCGCTGGGCTTGCCGGGGAAATCCTTTGTACCGCTGATCGTTGGTTTCGGTTGTAACGTACCGTCGGTAATGGGCGCACGTACGCTTGATGCACCGCGTGAACGTCTGATGACCATCATGATGGCACCGTTTATGTCCTGCGGCGCGCGTCTGGCTATCTTCGCAGTATTCGCGGCTGCCTTCTTCGGGCAGAACGGTGCGCTGGCGGTCTTCTCGCTGTATATGCTGGGTATCGTAATGGCGGTGCTGACGGGCCTGATGCTCAAGTACACCATCATGCGCGGTGAAGCGACGCCGTTTGTCATGGAGCTGCCGGTCTACCATGTACCACACGTTAAAAGCCTGGTTATCCAGACCTGGCAGCGTCTGAAAGGCTTCGTTCTGCGTGCTGGTAAAGTGATTATCATTGTCAGCATTTTCCTGAGCGCCTTCAACAGCTTCTCGCTGAGCGGAAAAATCGTCGATAACATCAACGACTCGGCGCTGGCTTCCGTCAGCCGGGTGATCACCCCGGTCTTCAAGCCGATTGGCGTACATGAAGATAACTGGCAGGCAACGGTTGGCCTGTTTACAGGTGCCATGGCGAAAGAAGTGGTGGTGGGTACGCTCAACACCCTCTACACCGCAGAAAATATTCAGGACGAAGAGTTCAATCCGGCGGAATTTAACCTCGGTGAAGAGCTGTTCAGTGCGGTAGATGAAACCTGGCAGAGCCTGAAAGACACCTTCAGCCTTAGCGTACTGATGAACCCCATTGAAGCCAGCAAAGGCGACGGCGAAATGGGTACCGGGGCGATGGGCGTGATGGATCAGAAATTCGGTAGCGCAGCTGCCGCATACAGCTACCTGATTTTCGTCCTGCTGTACGTACCGTGCATCTCGGTGATGGGGGCTATCGCGCGTGAATCAAGCCGTGGCTGGATGGGCTTCTCCATCCTGTGGGGGCTGAATATTGCTTACTCACTGGCAACATTGTTCTATCAGGTCGCCAGCTACAGCCAGCATCCAACTTACAGCCTGGTGTGCATTCTGGCAGTTATCCTGTTTAACATCGTGGTTATCGGTCTGCTGCGCCGCGCGCGTAGCCGGGTAGATGTCGAACTGCTGGCAACGCGCAAATCGGTAAGCAGTTGCTGTGCGGCCAGTACCACTGGCGATTGCCACTAA